The Polyangiaceae bacterium genomic interval ACTCGCCTGGCTTCGAACCTCTGGGTCTACCAGTACGAGGCCAGCCGACCGGGCGCCACCAACGTGGACCCGGGCAGCGGCAACGGCTACCACACATCGGCACCCACGGGCGTACCGCTGGATCAAACGCAGTCGTGCTCCGTGGCGGGCGTGGTGCCCTGGTTCAACGTGACGCCGGTGGAAGCCGCGCAGACCTGCGCTGCTCGCGGCGGCCGGCTGTGCACCACCGCGGACTGGCAGACCGCGTGCCACGCGACGGCGAACTGCAAGTACGGCTACAACCCGCGCACCGGCGCCTGCAACCAGCCGGGCACCTACACGGGAACGGCAACGCGCGTGTGCAACATCGGACCCTTCGACTTCGACGGGAACGCGAGCAACGGCATCACGGATGGGCTCTTGCCCACGGCGTCCGGCGCCCTGGCCAACTGCTGGGCGGACTGGAGCGGTCTGCAGAGCAACAGCGCCGCCCAGAACAACATCCGGGACATCATGGGCAACCTGCGGGAAATCACCTACAACCCGCCGCCCATCAGCCCCAACGGCTGCAACCAGTCGGCCTCCAACAGCACCTGTCTCTTCACCCTCATGGGTGGCGCCTTCAACACCCAGGCGGAAGATGGCGCCAGCTGCGACTTCACCTTCTTCACGGTGGATGCGCAGTACAAGCTGTTCGACGTCGGCTACCGCTGCTGCTTCGACCAGAATCCGAGCTGAGGGCCCGTCGGGTTTTGGCCTTTCGCGCGACGGAGCCGCTATGCTCCGTCGCCATGGACAGGGTCAATCCGGTCGAGCTCATCATCAGGAAACGCGACGGCGGCTCTCTCAGCCCCCAAGAAGTCCGCGGCCTGATTCGTGCGTTCGTGAAGGGCGACGTCGCCGACTACCAGATGAGCGCGTTTCTGATGGCGGCGTTCCTGCGAGGCATGAACGACCACGAGACCGCCGCCCTCACCGACGCCATGCTGCACTCGGGCGACGTGTTGAAGCTCGCGAGCGTGAAGCGTACCAAGGTGGACAAGCACTCCACCGGCGGAGTGGGTGACAAGATCAGCCTGTGCCTCGCGCCGCTGGTGGCCGCCTGCGGCGTCGCCGTGCCGATGATCTCCGGGCGCGGTCTGGGTCACACCGGCGGCACCTTGGACAAGCTCGAAGCCATCCCGGGCTACAGCGTGGACTTGAACGTGAAGCGCTTCGAGAAGCAGGTGCGTGAAGTGGGGGTGGCGATGATCGGCCAGACCGCCCACTTGGCCCCGGCAGATCGCCGCATCTATGCGCTGCGCGACGTGACGGGCACGGTGGAGTTCATCCCCTTCATCGTGGCCAGCATCCTCAGCAAGAAGCTGGCCGAGGGCATCGACGGCCTGGTCCTCGACGTGAAGGTCGGTCGGGGCGCCTTCATGAAGGATCTCGCCTCGGCGCGAGAGTTGGCCCGCGCCATGGTGCGCGTGGGTACCCGCGCCAAGAAGAAGGTGGTCGCCGTGCTGACGGACATGTCCGCGCCCATCGGCCTCACCATCGGCAACGCGCTGGAAACACGCGAAGCCATCGAAGTGCTCCTGGGCGAAGGCCCCGAAGACACGCGGGAGCTCACGCTGGCGCTGGGCGCCGAGATGCTGCTCGTCGGCCGCGCCGCCAAGAATGCGTCGGATGCACGAAAGAAGCTCCAGGCCGCCATCGACAGCCGCGCGGGGCTGAAGCGCTTCGCGGACATGGTCTCCGCCCAGGGGGGCGACGCTCGCGCCGTGCACGATCCTTCGCGCTTGCCCAAAGCGAAGCATCGCATTGTCGTGGACAGCACCGCTTCCGGCTACGTCGTCTCGCAAGATGCCCTCGAGCTCGGTCTCACCGCGGTGGAGATGGGCGCCGGACGGCTACGCGCAGATCAGGCCATCGATCCTGCCGTGGGGATCGAGCTGGCTCAGAAGGTCGGCGCTCGCGTCAAGCGCGGGGACCCCCTCGCCTATCTCCACGTCCAGAACAAGACGGGCCTCGGGCCGGTCTCGGAGCGCGTGCGCCGCGCCTTCGGGATCGGCAAGCGCCCGCCCAAGAGCGCACCGCTCTTGATCGAGCGGATCACGAGATAGATTTTGTCGGTGCGCCGCGGAAGCGGCGCGGTGTGCCCGCGCCGGGCCAACAAAACCATGGCCTGCTATGGTCGCACTTCGACCTAGATGATCCGAGCCGACGAACACACGCGCTTCATCGGACGCCAGCGAGAGCTCGCGGAGCTCGCACGGCTGTTCGCGGACGATGCGCGGTTGGTGACGGTCGTCGGGACCTCGGGCACGGGCAAGACGCGGCTCGCGCGTCGCTTCGCGGCGAGCGACGAAGTGGCCCGCAGCCACCTGCAGACGTGGTTCTGTGATCTCAGCGCTGCGCGCAGCGAAAGCGAGCTGTGCGCCACGGTGGCTCAGGCCCTGGACGTGCCGCTCACCGCGGCGCGGGGTGATCCCGCGGCGGTGCTCAGCCGCGCCCTCGGCAGTCGCGGCCGAGTTTTCCTGGTGCTCGACAACCTGGAACAGGTCGTCGAGCCCGCCCGCTCCACGGTGAAGCGCTGGCTGGCGGATGCGCCCGACCTTCGGGTGCTGTCCACCTCGCGGGCTCCCCTGGCGCTGGCGGAGGAGCAGCGCTTCGAGCTCGATCCGCTGTCCGTGCCGGCCCCCGAGGCCCGGCGCGCGAGCGAGGTCTTGGAGGCGGAGGCTGCAGAGCTGTTCGCCGACCGCGCCAAGCTCGCGGATGCCGGCTTCGAGCTGGACGACGAACGCGCGGCCGCCGTGGCGGAGCTGGTACGCCGGCTGGATGGCATCCCGCTGGCCATCGAGCTGTGCGCCGCTCGCGTGGGTCTGTTGTCCCCGGCGCAGCTGTTGGAGCTCTTGGCGTCGCGCTTCGAAACGCTGGTCGCGCGCCCCGGAGCGCGGCTCACGCCGCGACAGGCCACGCTGCGGGGTGCCATCGATTGGTCCTGGGAGCTGCTCGAAGAGTGGCAACGCTCGGCGTTGGCCCAGCTCTCCGTGTTCCGAGGCTCCTTCGATCTGGACGCGGTGCGGGCCGTCGTCAGCCTCGGCGACGGCGCCCCCGGTGGCGCGCTGTGGCCGGTACAGGTGCTGCAGTCCCTGCTGGACCACTCCCTGGTCCGCAGCACATCGAGCTCGGCGGACGAGAAGCGCTTCGTGCTGCTGATGAGCATTCGCGATTACGCCGAGGAGAAGCTCAGCGAGCGAGCCGACCGGGAAGCGACGCTCGCACGGCACACGAGGCACTTCTTGACGTTGGGGCCGGAGCTGGAGAACGCGGCGCTCGCGCGGGGAGACGTCCGCGCCCTCGATCGCCTCGCGCTCGTCTCGGGTGACCTCCTCGCCGTACTGGAGCGCGCGCTCGCCGCGGAGGACAGCACGACGGCGGCACGGGCCATCGTGAGCCTGCACCCGATGTACGCGGTCCGAGGTCCCTTGAGCCCCCACGTCGAGCGCCTCGGCGGCGTGCTGTCGCTGTGCGAGAAGTCGCCTCCGCCGGTCGCGCTGTACGCCAAGGTGCTCGGCTGCAGCGGCTGGGCCAAGAGCTTCTTGGGCGCCGCCGGAGACGGCATCCCCGACTATCAAACCGCCATCGCCCTCACGGCGGAGGGGGAAGCCCCGGAGATTCGCGCACAGTGCGCGGCGCGCGTGGGCGTGGCGCTGGCGTGGCAACGCGAGGACGCCGAGGCGGTGCGCGCTTTCGAGCTCGCCTTCGCCACGCTGGAGCACGTGGACGATCGCAGGACCCACGGCATCGTACACACGGAGCACGGGATCCTCCTCGGAAGGCTCGCGCGACTCGAAGAAGCTCACCGCGAGTTCGAAGCAGCGTTGGAAGCGTTTCGCGAGAGCGGCGCTCGGCGCGACGAGGCCGCCGCGCTGATCAATCTGGGGCTACGCCACGTGGAGTGGGCCCAGCTCGAGGATGGACGCGAACGCTACGAAGCCGCCTTGGACATCGTACGCGAGGTGCGGGAACGACGCCTCGAATCCGCAGTGCTGGCGCAGCTCGGCTGGATCGCGATGGAAGAGGGAGACGCGCCGCGGGCCCGAGGCTTCTGCGAGCAAGCGCTGGAGGTCGCCCGCGACGTCGGCATCTTGCATTGGGAGGGCATGGCCCTCGGCTACCTGGGTCACGTCGCGCTCCTGGAGGGCCAGGACGCGAACGCCGCCCAGAGTCTGGAGCGTGCAACGGAGCTCCTGAAGACCGTCGGCGACGCGCGGCACCAAGCGCTCTATCTCGCGGCGCGAGCCGCCGCGCTGGCGGGAGCCGGCCAGACCTCGGCGGCCGAGAAGTGTTTGACCAATGCGCGGGAGCTCGTTGCGGAAAGCGGGCGAAGCCGCGACGCGGAGGTGGTGGACACCTACGGGCTTCGGGTGCAGGTCGCCGCCGCCCGCGCCCGCGGCGACGACACCGAGGCGACGCGCTTGTGCGCCGAGGCCCGCGCGATCCCGGAAGAAGATCCCCCGCCCCCGGACGAGCTCCGACTAGCGCGGGCGCTCTTGAAGCTGGCCCTCGGGAGCGCCCGCCGCACGCTCCGGGTGGACCATGATGCATACAGGTTCGTCGCGCCGGACGGCAGCGCCCACGACATCTCACGGCGCCAGAACCTGCGGCGGGTGCTGTGGGCGCTGGTGGACCAGCGCATGAAGAGCCCGGGGGCGAACAGCACCGTGAACGACCTGTTCAGCGCCGGCTGGCCGGGAGAGCGCGCTCGAGTGGAGGCAGCAGTGCATCGCGTGCACGTCGCCGTCGCGACCCTACGCAAGCTGGGCCTCGGAGACGTGCTCCTCACGCGAGACGGCGGCTATCTGCTGGACCCGTCAGCCGAGATCGTGATCGGCTGACAGGCTCAGTGCACGCGCTGCCCGGGCTTCGCGCCGTCGTCCGGTGACAGCACGAACACGTCGCTACCGCCGGGCCCGGCCGCCACCACCATGCCTTCGCTCACGCCGAACTTCATCTTGCGGGGCGCGAGGTTCGCGACCACCACCACGAGCCGACCCACCAGCGCGTCGGGCTCGTAGGCGGCCTTGATGCCGGCGAACACCGTGCGCGTCACGCCACCACCGAGGCTCACGGTGAGCTTCAAGAGCTTGCGCGCCTCCGGCACTTGCTCCGCTGCGACCACGCGGGCAACCCGCAGATCCACCTTGCCGAAGTCGTCGATCGTGCACTCGGGCGAGAGCGGCTCGGCCTCCAGCGCCGAGCCGTCATCGTCCGCCTTGGCGCGGGCCACGTCCTGGCTGGCGTCCACGCTGGCGTCGATCACGGCCTGGAGCTTCTTGGGATCCACCCGCTGCATCAAGTGCGAAAACGCGCTGACCGGCGACCCCAGAAGCGGCGTCTTGGCGTCTTCCCATCGCTCGGCCTTGGCGTTCAAAAGTTCCGCCGTTCCCTCCGCCAGGTTTGGCAGCACGGGGCTGAGGTAGATCACCAGCTGACGATAGAGGTTCAGGATCACGGTGCAGACCGCCTGTACCTCCTGAGCCTTGGCCGGATCCTTCTTCAAGGTCCAGGGCTGCATCTGATCCACGTACTCGTTGGCGCGATCCGCCAGCGCCATCACCAGGCGCATGGCCTTGGCCGTGTCGCACGCCTCGTACGCCTGGGCGATCTCGTCGCCCGCGGCTGCAGCCGCCGCGAACAGGCCGCCGTCTTCGGGATATTGCTGCGCGAGGCCCACCTTCTCGACGAAGCG includes:
- a CDS encoding thymidine phosphorylase; amino-acid sequence: MDRVNPVELIIRKRDGGSLSPQEVRGLIRAFVKGDVADYQMSAFLMAAFLRGMNDHETAALTDAMLHSGDVLKLASVKRTKVDKHSTGGVGDKISLCLAPLVAACGVAVPMISGRGLGHTGGTLDKLEAIPGYSVDLNVKRFEKQVREVGVAMIGQTAHLAPADRRIYALRDVTGTVEFIPFIVASILSKKLAEGIDGLVLDVKVGRGAFMKDLASARELARAMVRVGTRAKKKVVAVLTDMSAPIGLTIGNALETREAIEVLLGEGPEDTRELTLALGAEMLLVGRAAKNASDARKKLQAAIDSRAGLKRFADMVSAQGGDARAVHDPSRLPKAKHRIVVDSTASGYVVSQDALELGLTAVEMGAGRLRADQAIDPAVGIELAQKVGARVKRGDPLAYLHVQNKTGLGPVSERVRRAFGIGKRPPKSAPLLIERITR
- a CDS encoding AAA family ATPase; amino-acid sequence: MIRADEHTRFIGRQRELAELARLFADDARLVTVVGTSGTGKTRLARRFAASDEVARSHLQTWFCDLSAARSESELCATVAQALDVPLTAARGDPAAVLSRALGSRGRVFLVLDNLEQVVEPARSTVKRWLADAPDLRVLSTSRAPLALAEEQRFELDPLSVPAPEARRASEVLEAEAAELFADRAKLADAGFELDDERAAAVAELVRRLDGIPLAIELCAARVGLLSPAQLLELLASRFETLVARPGARLTPRQATLRGAIDWSWELLEEWQRSALAQLSVFRGSFDLDAVRAVVSLGDGAPGGALWPVQVLQSLLDHSLVRSTSSSADEKRFVLLMSIRDYAEEKLSERADREATLARHTRHFLTLGPELENAALARGDVRALDRLALVSGDLLAVLERALAAEDSTTAARAIVSLHPMYAVRGPLSPHVERLGGVLSLCEKSPPPVALYAKVLGCSGWAKSFLGAAGDGIPDYQTAIALTAEGEAPEIRAQCAARVGVALAWQREDAEAVRAFELAFATLEHVDDRRTHGIVHTEHGILLGRLARLEEAHREFEAALEAFRESGARRDEAAALINLGLRHVEWAQLEDGRERYEAALDIVREVRERRLESAVLAQLGWIAMEEGDAPRARGFCEQALEVARDVGILHWEGMALGYLGHVALLEGQDANAAQSLERATELLKTVGDARHQALYLAARAAALAGAGQTSAAEKCLTNARELVAESGRSRDAEVVDTYGLRVQVAAARARGDDTEATRLCAEARAIPEEDPPPPDELRLARALLKLALGSARRTLRVDHDAYRFVAPDGSAHDISRRQNLRRVLWALVDQRMKSPGANSTVNDLFSAGWPGERARVEAAVHRVHVAVATLRKLGLGDVLLTRDGGYLLDPSAEIVIG